The proteins below come from a single Streptococcus porcinus genomic window:
- a CDS encoding ABC transporter permease, whose protein sequence is MRQLFKQRRLAFLALHRKYLPYVLNDHFVLVLVFLLGYILYQYSQLLNHLPENRFPIILIIMVLFLFLSGFGKPATYLEPADQHFLLCQETYVVKHLKESGRRSFYTWTGLGGLLLLLLYPLFLKLGFGIVTFLGVLALFASLKWIVQKYKVDTLLAEGHLDWDKAIAYELERQQGVLKFYALFTTVKGLSSKFKNRRYLNFLLAIFPKKSDNLWLHLYARAFLRSSDYLGLFLRLTILSCLSLSLIKNSYLALTLAFVWNYLLFFQLLALYHHYNYYFMAQLYPTTRELKKKNLLLFLRYLSAFTFLLQVIFCHELIILGGVAIIMLFLTLAYIPYKLKNIID, encoded by the coding sequence ATGAGACAACTTTTTAAGCAACGTCGGTTAGCCTTCTTAGCCTTGCACCGTAAATATCTCCCTTATGTTTTAAATGATCACTTTGTTTTAGTTTTAGTTTTCTTGTTAGGTTATATTCTTTATCAATATAGTCAATTGCTCAATCATCTCCCTGAGAACCGTTTCCCGATTATACTTATTATAATGGTTTTATTTCTGTTTCTCTCAGGTTTTGGAAAACCGGCCACCTATCTTGAGCCGGCAGATCAACACTTCCTTCTTTGTCAAGAAACTTATGTCGTCAAGCATCTTAAAGAAAGTGGTAGGCGTTCCTTTTATACTTGGACGGGATTAGGTGGTCTTCTTTTATTGCTCTTATACCCGTTATTTCTTAAGTTGGGATTCGGTATAGTGACCTTTTTAGGCGTCTTAGCTTTGTTTGCTAGCCTGAAGTGGATTGTCCAAAAATATAAAGTTGACACATTGTTGGCAGAAGGACATCTGGATTGGGATAAGGCTATAGCTTATGAATTAGAGCGTCAGCAAGGTGTCTTAAAATTTTACGCTCTTTTCACAACAGTCAAAGGACTTTCTAGTAAGTTTAAAAATAGAAGGTATCTCAATTTCTTACTGGCTATCTTCCCTAAAAAGAGTGATAATCTATGGTTACACCTCTATGCGCGAGCTTTTTTAAGAAGTTCAGATTATTTAGGTCTATTTCTTAGACTAACTATCTTAAGCTGCTTGAGTCTAAGTCTAATAAAGAATTCTTATCTAGCTTTGACTCTAGCTTTTGTATGGAACTACTTATTATTCTTTCAGCTTCTAGCTTTATATCATCATTACAATTATTATTTTATGGCTCAGCTTTATCCTACGACTAGGGAACTGAAAAAAAAGAATTTATTACTCTTTTTAAGATACTTATCAGCTTTTACCTTCCTGCTCCAAGTTATTTTTTGTCATGAACTAATCATTTTAGGAGGAGTAGCTATTATAATGCTCTTTTTAACTCTAGCTTATATCCCTTATAAGCTGAAGAACATAATTGACTAA
- a CDS encoding ABC transporter ATP-binding protein, which translates to MLKIENLTGGYINIPVLKDITFSVDDGQLVGLIGLNGAGKSTTINEIIGLLRPYKGTIKIDGLSLEEDPAAYRKKIGFIPETPSLYEELTLAEHIETIAMAYDIEVSDAFERAQPLLKTYRLLDRLDWYPSQFSKGMKQKVMIICAFIIDPSLFILDEPFLGLDPLAISDLINYLEVEKGKGKSILMSTHVLDSAEKMCDSFVILHQGEIRAQGTLSDLRATFGNPKASLNDIYLALTTEV; encoded by the coding sequence ATGCTGAAAATCGAAAATTTAACGGGGGGATATATTAATATTCCTGTTCTGAAAGATATTACTTTCTCAGTTGATGACGGCCAGTTAGTAGGTTTAATCGGCTTAAATGGCGCTGGGAAATCAACTACTATTAATGAAATTATCGGACTTTTAAGACCTTATAAGGGCACAATAAAAATTGATGGGCTAAGCTTGGAAGAAGACCCAGCAGCTTATCGTAAAAAAATTGGATTTATTCCAGAAACACCAAGTTTATATGAAGAATTGACTTTGGCAGAACATATTGAAACGATAGCTATGGCTTATGATATAGAGGTTTCAGACGCTTTTGAACGTGCACAGCCTCTACTCAAAACTTATCGTTTGTTAGACCGATTAGATTGGTATCCAAGCCAGTTTTCAAAAGGAATGAAACAAAAGGTGATGATTATTTGTGCTTTTATTATTGATCCTAGTCTCTTCATTTTAGATGAACCTTTCTTGGGACTTGATCCTTTAGCTATCTCGGATTTAATTAATTATTTAGAAGTTGAAAAAGGAAAAGGGAAGTCTATTTTAATGAGCACTCATGTCCTTGATTCAGCAGAAAAAATGTGTGATTCTTTTGTAATTCTACACCAGGGAGAGATAAGAGCTCAAGGAACTCTATCTGATTTACGAGCAACTTTTGGAAATCCAAAAGCCAGTTTGAATGATATCTATTTAGCGTTAACAACTGAGGTATAA
- the trmB gene encoding tRNA (guanosine(46)-N7)-methyltransferase TrmB, translating to MRVRKRKGAEEHLENHPQYVILEPEVAKGRWQEVFGNTNPIHIEVGSGKGGFITGMAKQNPDINYIGIDIQLSVLSYALDKVLEADIPNVRLLRVDGSSLTNYFNDGEISLLYLNFSDPWPKSRHEKRRLTYKDFLKTYQTILPPHGQLHFKTDNRGLFEYSLASFSQYGMTLKQVWLDLHASDYEGNVMTEYEAKFAQKGQVIYRVEAQF from the coding sequence ATGCGAGTTCGAAAACGAAAAGGTGCTGAGGAGCACTTGGAAAATCACCCACAATATGTTATATTAGAACCTGAAGTTGCCAAAGGTCGTTGGCAAGAAGTATTTGGCAATACTAATCCTATCCACATTGAAGTGGGCTCAGGAAAAGGTGGCTTTATCACTGGTATGGCTAAACAAAACCCAGACATTAATTATATTGGAATTGATATTCAATTATCGGTTTTAAGTTATGCTTTAGATAAAGTATTAGAGGCAGATATCCCAAATGTACGTTTGTTGCGAGTGGATGGCTCTAGTTTGACGAACTATTTCAATGATGGAGAGATTAGCCTACTCTATCTTAACTTTTCAGATCCTTGGCCAAAATCGAGACATGAGAAACGTCGACTGACTTATAAGGATTTCCTTAAGACTTATCAAACTATTCTTCCTCCTCATGGACAACTTCATTTTAAAACAGATAATCGTGGCTTATTTGAATATAGCTTAGCTAGCTTTTCTCAGTATGGAATGACTTTAAAGCAGGTTTGGTTAGATTTACATGCTAGTGATTATGAAGGAAATGTCATGACTGAGTACGAAGCTAAGTTTGCTCAAAAGGGGCAAGTGATATACCGAGTGGAAGCTCAATTTTAA
- the ccrZ gene encoding cell cycle regulator CcrZ has product MTITEDDLTLTPLRGKSGKAYKGTYPNGDSVFIKLNTTPILPALSKEQIAPQLLWAKRMGNGDMMSAQEWLDGRILSRQDMNSKQIIHILLRLHKSKQLVNQLLQLNYKIENPYDLVADFERNAPLQIQQNSYLQGVVKELKRSLPEFRADIATIVHGDIKHSNWVITTSGMIYLCDWDSVRLTDRMYDVAYLLSHYIPRSRWAEWLSYYGYKNNEKVMSKIFWYGQLSYLTQILRCFDKRDMEHVNQEIYALRKFKESFRKL; this is encoded by the coding sequence ATGACAATAACAGAAGATGATTTAACCTTGACGCCCTTACGCGGAAAAAGTGGAAAAGCTTACAAAGGAACCTACCCCAATGGTGATAGTGTTTTTATTAAGTTGAACACTACTCCAATTTTGCCAGCCTTGTCTAAAGAACAAATTGCACCGCAATTACTTTGGGCAAAACGCATGGGGAATGGTGATATGATGAGTGCGCAAGAATGGCTAGATGGCCGTATTCTTTCGCGTCAGGACATGAATAGTAAGCAAATTATCCATATATTATTGAGGCTACATAAGTCAAAGCAACTAGTCAACCAACTGTTACAGCTTAATTACAAAATTGAAAATCCCTATGATTTAGTGGCTGACTTTGAACGAAATGCCCCCTTGCAAATTCAACAAAATTCTTACTTGCAAGGTGTAGTCAAAGAACTTAAAAGAAGTCTGCCAGAATTTAGAGCTGACATAGCTACCATTGTGCATGGTGATATTAAGCACAGTAACTGGGTTATCACAACGAGTGGTATGATTTACTTGTGTGACTGGGATTCAGTACGTTTAACAGATCGGATGTATGATGTGGCTTATTTATTGAGTCATTATATTCCAAGATCACGGTGGGCAGAATGGTTATCTTATTACGGCTATAAAAATAACGAAAAAGTGATGAGTAAAATCTTCTGGTATGGTCAACTTTCTTATTTGACTCAGATCTTAAGATGTTTTGATAAACGTGATATGGAACATGTGAATCAAGAAATTTACGCCCTCCGTAAATTTAAAGAAAGTTTTAGAAAGTTATAA
- a CDS encoding kinase — MNLASFKYVDSNEYALPEYGFKIHISGTLQNYKEIFDFVLPFLDKNNLSYKYLKDKENVFENLSDMEIPSESGKLITIYPKDREHCKILLKELYNLIPIEFEGVYILSDRNYKDSNIIFYRYGLIQPKENTFKTIIPTLIGPNGEQWKDFQKCYFDLPKWIEDLQEKQIFKSLYLTENYKIEGLLKQSNGGNIYKATNITSKKEVVIKESRSHVLCTSQVSKTKMRDNEWNISKMVTDNLKRIEKVDEWVNKYYIYEYIDSQNVLDYCNELNLFSYSTDNADELETNLLKFYKLLTFFNNILETVRSFHSRNIILNDIHNSNFIINNKNKAIFIDLENSYLYGSSPLVGVYSEIGLKEWITKDGKISDCNKVGNLLLFLMRKLHIKNNNILTNELKKLLLQKGIHSNIDNLITYLLSDDATIEQAIYIARNNIYAYRSDNNYYFNDYVITCNDWNEELTKIISLQEMLINQYSGILGQPTEVFNKLKSEPNLGLDGTAGVLLYLHSISYDNVLIEYGIEFILKKLVKDFNGNKGIKISDNSVSPYLSSGTAGIIQLLINVDPIKYISSIKKLSEALMFEFAQFCGIWDGMLGIGITLLQVYEITMDQKYLNKANNLLISSKIMSEHDVKLKYEFMYVIQIFYRKELG, encoded by the coding sequence ATGAACCTGGCAAGTTTTAAATATGTTGATTCTAATGAGTATGCTTTACCTGAATATGGATTTAAAATCCATATTTCAGGTACTTTACAAAATTATAAGGAAATATTTGATTTTGTACTTCCCTTTTTAGACAAAAATAATCTATCCTATAAATATTTAAAAGATAAGGAAAACGTTTTTGAAAATTTATCTGATATGGAAATACCCTCCGAATCTGGAAAATTAATAACAATTTATCCTAAAGATAGAGAACACTGTAAAATTTTATTAAAGGAGTTATATAATTTAATACCTATTGAATTTGAAGGAGTTTATATTCTTAGTGATAGAAACTATAAAGATTCAAATATAATTTTCTATAGATATGGACTTATTCAACCCAAGGAAAATACTTTTAAAACAATCATTCCTACTCTAATTGGGCCAAACGGAGAGCAGTGGAAGGATTTTCAAAAATGTTATTTTGATTTACCAAAATGGATTGAAGATCTACAAGAAAAACAAATTTTTAAGTCGTTATATTTAACTGAAAATTATAAAATAGAAGGTTTATTAAAGCAATCTAATGGTGGAAATATTTATAAGGCTACTAATATAACCTCTAAAAAAGAAGTAGTTATTAAAGAATCTAGATCACATGTCCTTTGTACATCTCAAGTTAGTAAAACAAAAATGAGAGATAACGAATGGAATATATCAAAAATGGTTACTGATAATCTTAAAAGGATTGAAAAGGTCGATGAATGGGTCAATAAATATTATATTTATGAATATATAGATAGTCAAAATGTATTAGATTATTGTAATGAGCTTAACTTATTTTCATATAGTACTGATAATGCAGACGAATTAGAAACTAATCTTCTAAAATTTTATAAATTATTAACTTTTTTCAATAATATTCTGGAAACAGTTAGATCCTTTCACAGCCGTAACATTATACTTAATGATATCCATAATAGCAATTTTATTATTAATAATAAAAATAAAGCTATTTTTATTGACTTAGAAAATTCTTATTTATATGGGAGTTCTCCGCTAGTTGGTGTATATTCTGAAATTGGATTAAAAGAATGGATTACAAAAGATGGAAAAATTTCAGATTGTAATAAAGTAGGAAACTTATTATTATTTTTAATGCGAAAGTTACATATAAAAAATAATAATATTTTAACAAATGAACTAAAAAAATTACTATTACAAAAAGGAATTCATTCAAATATTGATAACCTTATAACTTATCTTCTAAGTGATGATGCGACCATTGAGCAAGCTATCTATATAGCAAGAAATAATATTTACGCATATAGGTCTGATAATAATTATTATTTTAATGATTATGTAATTACCTGTAACGATTGGAACGAGGAACTTACTAAGATAATTTCCCTTCAGGAGATGCTGATTAATCAATATTCTGGTATTTTGGGACAACCTACTGAAGTTTTTAATAAACTGAAATCAGAACCTAATCTAGGATTGGATGGGACAGCCGGAGTGCTACTATATCTCCATTCAATCTCCTATGATAATGTATTAATTGAGTACGGCATAGAATTCATATTGAAAAAATTAGTTAAAGATTTCAATGGAAACAAAGGTATAAAAATCTCTGATAACTCAGTATCTCCATATTTATCTAGTGGAACAGCTGGAATAATTCAACTATTAATAAATGTGGACCCGATTAAGTATATATCCTCTATAAAAAAACTATCTGAAGCATTAATGTTTGAATTCGCTCAATTTTGTGGAATCTGGGACGGGATGTTAGGAATAGGAATAACATTATTACAAGTCTATGAAATAACAATGGATCAAAAGTATTTAAACAAAGCAAACAATTTATTAATTAGCAGTAAGATTATGTCTGAACATGATGTGAAATTAAAATATGAGTTCATGTATGTTATACAAATTTTTTATAGAAAAGAATTGGGATAG
- a CDS encoding HIT family protein, with protein sequence MNDCIFCKIINGDIPSSKVYEDDNVLAFLDISQATPGHTLLIPKEHVRNVLDMSAETARKTFAHLPKLARAIQKATDATAMNIVNNNEELAGQTVFHAHIHLVPRYSENDGLSIKYTVHDPDFEHLAQLAAKIKKEVNE encoded by the coding sequence ATGAATGATTGTATTTTTTGTAAAATAATAAATGGAGATATTCCCTCGTCAAAAGTTTATGAAGATGACAATGTTTTAGCATTTTTAGATATTTCCCAGGCCACCCCTGGACACACTCTCCTCATTCCAAAAGAACATGTCCGCAATGTCCTTGACATGAGTGCAGAAACTGCCAGGAAAACTTTCGCTCATTTACCAAAACTTGCAAGAGCTATTCAAAAAGCCACCGATGCTACTGCAATGAATATTGTTAATAACAATGAAGAGTTAGCAGGACAAACTGTTTTCCATGCACACATTCACTTAGTCCCTCGTTATAGCGAAAATGATGGTCTTTCTATTAAATACACTGTGCATGACCCTGACTTTGAACACCTAGCACAGCTTGCTGCCAAGATAAAAAAGGAGGTTAACGAATGA
- a CDS encoding NCS2 family permease, with protein sequence MDTFFKLKENATSVSTEIIAGLTTFFAMSYILFVNPSILGAAGMPTKAVFLATILAAVTSTLIMGLFANVPYALAPGMGLNAFFTYTVVFGLGFSWQEALAMVFICGLFNIFITVTKVRKSIIKAIPISLQHAIGGGIGVFVAYLGFKNANIINFSLSAQNIVAVNGIDPAKTSAKTFAHGILSVKANGGVVPAISTFTEPSVLLAIFGLLLMTVLVIKNVRGAILLGIIATTLIGIPLGVVDLSTINLGDNHIGQAFNELGTTFLAAFDGMTNLFTDSSRLPLVLMTIFAFSLSDTFDTIGTFIGTGRRTGIFSAEDEAALENSIGFSSKMDRALFADAVGTSIGALFGTSNTTTYVESAAGIAEGGRTGLTAVSTAVCFLLSILLLPLVGIVPAAATAPALIIVGVMMVSSFLDVDWSNFEDALPAFFAAFFMALCYSISYGIAGAFIFYCLVKVVKGKAREVHPILWGATFLFIFNFIILAIL encoded by the coding sequence ATGGATACGTTTTTTAAATTAAAAGAGAATGCTACAAGTGTTTCTACTGAGATAATTGCAGGATTAACAACTTTTTTTGCAATGTCTTATATTTTGTTTGTCAATCCTAGTATTCTAGGAGCAGCAGGTATGCCAACTAAAGCTGTCTTTCTTGCGACAATTCTTGCAGCAGTAACTTCTACTTTAATTATGGGCTTGTTTGCGAACGTACCGTATGCCTTGGCACCTGGTATGGGCTTAAATGCTTTCTTCACTTACACTGTTGTTTTTGGGCTAGGCTTTTCTTGGCAAGAAGCTTTAGCAATGGTATTTATTTGTGGTCTGTTTAACATTTTCATTACAGTGACTAAGGTACGTAAAAGTATCATTAAAGCTATTCCGATCAGTCTGCAGCATGCTATTGGTGGAGGAATTGGTGTCTTTGTAGCCTATTTAGGATTTAAAAATGCGAATATTATCAACTTTTCTTTGTCCGCTCAAAATATTGTTGCCGTTAATGGGATAGATCCTGCTAAAACAAGTGCTAAAACATTTGCGCATGGCATCTTATCGGTAAAAGCTAATGGTGGCGTGGTTCCAGCCATCTCCACGTTTACAGAACCAAGTGTTCTTTTAGCTATCTTTGGTTTACTTTTAATGACTGTTCTGGTTATTAAGAATGTTCGTGGGGCTATTTTGCTGGGGATTATTGCAACGACATTAATAGGGATTCCTTTAGGTGTTGTTGATTTATCAACTATCAATCTTGGGGACAATCATATTGGTCAAGCCTTTAATGAATTGGGGACAACTTTTTTGGCAGCATTTGATGGCATGACAAATTTATTTACGGATTCTAGTCGTCTGCCGCTTGTTCTTATGACAATTTTTGCATTCTCCTTATCAGATACATTTGATACTATAGGGACCTTCATTGGTACGGGACGTCGTACGGGTATTTTTTCAGCAGAAGATGAAGCTGCTTTAGAAAATAGCATTGGCTTTTCGTCTAAAATGGATCGTGCCTTATTTGCTGATGCTGTTGGGACATCAATTGGGGCTTTATTTGGAACATCAAATACGACAACTTACGTGGAGTCTGCAGCAGGTATTGCAGAAGGCGGAAGAACAGGTTTGACAGCTGTTTCTACAGCAGTATGTTTTCTATTATCGATTCTTTTGTTGCCATTAGTAGGAATTGTTCCTGCTGCGGCAACTGCTCCAGCTCTCATTATTGTTGGAGTTATGATGGTTTCATCATTTTTAGATGTGGATTGGAGTAATTTTGAAGATGCTTTACCTGCTTTTTTTGCCGCCTTTTTTATGGCCTTATGTTATTCCATTTCCTATGGGATAGCAGGTGCATTTATCTTCTACTGTCTAGTTAAAGTAGTTAAAGGCAAAGCCCGCGAGGTCCATCCAATCTTATGGGGAGCAACCTTCCTATTTATATTTAACTTTATTATCCTTGCTATTCTTTAA
- a CDS encoding helix-turn-helix domain-containing protein — translation MQYMGEVFKMLRTSRNISLKETTGDEFSPSMLSRFENGESDITITKLLVGLANIRTDLDEFVYLVNGFTMSPYNELKSNIWDAISKNKLATLHQMYTKELDNYHLLKKEIFFLNALIIKSQMLFLDEHTQMTKEEEQFLYDYFFSVDIWGNYELKLFSDISLLLPLEMYIKYTREMLNKIDFLGDFGKNNNLVNSILLNGMFKSNKEKKVSSAAYFNNMIKKNFFEENDTYLRIVYMIAEGQYKYCKGEKDIGLQQIKVAIDILKVLNCDESAEYYSNSLQEWLK, via the coding sequence ATGCAATATATGGGAGAAGTATTCAAAATGTTACGTACTTCAAGAAATATTTCTTTAAAAGAAACAACAGGTGATGAATTTTCTCCATCTATGTTAAGTAGATTTGAAAATGGAGAATCAGATATAACAATTACTAAATTATTAGTTGGACTAGCAAACATTCGGACGGATTTAGATGAATTCGTTTACTTAGTAAACGGTTTTACAATGTCTCCCTATAATGAACTAAAGAGTAATATATGGGATGCAATCTCGAAAAACAAATTAGCTACTTTACATCAGATGTATACTAAGGAATTAGATAACTATCACTTGTTAAAAAAAGAAATCTTTTTTTTAAATGCTCTTATAATAAAAAGCCAAATGCTTTTTTTAGATGAACATACCCAAATGACCAAAGAAGAGGAACAATTTTTATATGATTACTTTTTTTCCGTAGATATTTGGGGTAATTATGAATTAAAATTATTTTCAGATATCTCGCTATTATTACCATTAGAAATGTACATAAAATATACGAGGGAAATGCTAAATAAAATAGATTTTTTAGGTGATTTTGGAAAAAACAATAATTTAGTTAATAGTATTTTATTGAACGGAATGTTTAAATCAAATAAAGAAAAGAAAGTATCTTCAGCTGCATATTTTAATAATATGATCAAAAAAAATTTTTTTGAAGAAAATGATACATATTTAAGAATTGTTTATATGATAGCAGAGGGACAATACAAATATTGCAAAGGCGAGAAAGATATCGGATTACAACAAATAAAAGTTGCAATAGACATTTTAAAAGTACTAAATTGTGACGAAAGTGCAGAATATTACTCAAACAGCTTACAAGAGTGGCTAAAATAA
- a CDS encoding chemotaxis protein codes for MKIKPFLIGGLASYIAYMAYQNKDKIISNISEAKETKDKIQLDLNSIKANLKLIQSEAEKIQTINDDLTYKLRVFNQETQPKINQIKERMEKYQ; via the coding sequence ATGAAAATCAAACCCTTCTTGATAGGAGGATTGGCTTCCTATATTGCTTATATGGCCTATCAGAATAAAGATAAAATTATTTCTAACATAAGCGAAGCAAAAGAAACCAAAGACAAGATTCAATTAGATTTAAATAGTATCAAAGCAAATCTGAAACTTATTCAATCCGAAGCTGAAAAAATTCAAACAATTAATGACGACTTGACTTATAAGCTAAGAGTCTTTAACCAAGAGACACAACCCAAAATCAATCAAATCAAAGAACGCATGGAAAAATATCAATAA
- the brpA gene encoding biofilm formation/cell division transcriptional regulator BrpA produces MKIGKKIFLMILTIICMTLIAIGVYATSAYNFSTGELAKTFKDFNTSDKKTDVIKQTKPFSILLMGVDTGSSERKSKWSGNSDSMILVTINPETKKTTMTSLERDILMKLSGPNSNDMNGAEAKLNAAYASGGAQMAIMTVQDLLNIKIDKYIQINMQGLIDLVDAVGGITVTNEFDFPISISENEPEYQAKVQPGTHKVNGEQALVYARMRYDDPEGDYGRQKRQRLVIQKVIKKILALNSISSYRKILHAVSNNMQTNIEISSQTIPALLGYADALKEINSYQLKGEDATLADGGSYQIVKEDHLLGIQNRIRRQLGLSEITELKTSAVTYEELYGLEGSSKAKTEASSGITTQSDGQYSGQVNNNSSYYSTPNNFNTGVPSESIPSTVPGSTNSSVTGGATNSGSLSTNTGATTEPVSPVSPAPNGGTNLTPTQ; encoded by the coding sequence ATGAAAATTGGAAAAAAAATATTTTTGATGATTTTAACAATCATCTGTATGACCCTTATAGCAATAGGCGTGTATGCAACTAGTGCTTATAATTTTTCTACCGGTGAACTGGCAAAAACCTTTAAAGATTTCAATACTTCTGATAAGAAAACTGATGTTATCAAGCAAACTAAGCCTTTTTCTATTTTGTTAATGGGGGTTGATACTGGCTCATCTGAACGTAAGTCTAAGTGGTCAGGTAATAGTGATTCGATGATTTTGGTGACTATAAATCCTGAAACTAAAAAAACAACTATGACTAGTTTGGAAAGAGATATTTTAATGAAACTTTCCGGCCCAAACTCAAATGATATGAATGGTGCAGAAGCCAAACTAAATGCCGCATATGCTTCTGGTGGGGCTCAGATGGCTATTATGACAGTTCAGGATTTATTGAACATTAAGATCGATAAGTATATTCAAATAAATATGCAAGGACTTATTGACTTGGTTGATGCTGTTGGCGGTATTACGGTTACAAATGAATTTGATTTTCCGATTTCAATCTCTGAGAATGAACCGGAGTATCAGGCAAAAGTTCAGCCAGGAACTCATAAGGTAAATGGGGAGCAAGCCCTTGTTTATGCTCGGATGCGTTATGATGATCCTGAAGGAGATTATGGTCGACAAAAACGTCAGCGATTAGTTATTCAAAAGGTTATTAAGAAAATTCTAGCCTTAAACAGTATCAGTTCTTACCGAAAAATTTTACATGCGGTTAGCAATAACATGCAAACTAACATCGAAATTTCATCACAGACTATTCCGGCTTTACTTGGCTATGCCGATGCTTTGAAAGAAATCAATTCTTATCAGTTGAAAGGTGAGGATGCTACCTTGGCAGATGGTGGTTCTTATCAAATTGTTAAAGAAGACCACTTATTAGGCATTCAAAATCGGATACGTCGTCAACTGGGCTTAAGCGAAATCACAGAACTAAAAACGAGTGCAGTGACTTACGAAGAGTTATATGGTCTTGAAGGAAGTTCAAAAGCTAAAACAGAAGCTAGCTCTGGGATAACTACCCAGTCTGATGGTCAATATTCAGGTCAAGTAAATAATAATAGTTCTTACTATTCAACTCCAAATAATTTTAATACGGGTGTTCCCTCAGAAAGCATTCCTTCAACGGTTCCTGGTTCTACAAATAGCTCGGTAACAGGAGGAGCGACAAATTCAGGTAGTCTTTCTACTAATACAGGAGCAACTACTGAACCGGTAAGTCCAGTCTCTCCTGCACCGAATGGGGGAACTAACCTTACACCAACACAATAA
- a CDS encoding GNAT family N-acetyltransferase, with the protein MTNDNVLIEEARSEDAEAIINLMDQVAQETSFISEVEVFKKTSLEQLQFLLASQTESVLELCLVVRVNQNVIGLLNISNSQLEETAHLGDLFIVVSEAYQGYGLGQDLLELALNWIREMGLLKKIELQVQVRNQKAIHVYEKFGFRIEGKRKLAIKTKDGEFQDVYLMGKILEN; encoded by the coding sequence ATGACTAATGATAATGTGCTTATCGAAGAAGCTCGGTCTGAGGACGCTGAAGCTATCATCAATTTAATGGATCAGGTTGCTCAGGAAACATCCTTTATCTCAGAAGTAGAAGTCTTTAAAAAGACCTCTCTGGAACAATTGCAGTTTCTGTTAGCGAGTCAAACAGAAAGTGTACTAGAACTCTGTTTGGTCGTCAGAGTTAATCAAAATGTGATAGGTCTTTTGAATATTTCCAATAGTCAACTGGAGGAAACAGCTCATCTTGGTGACTTATTTATCGTTGTTAGTGAAGCCTATCAAGGTTATGGTTTAGGACAAGATTTACTTGAGCTCGCCCTAAACTGGATAAGAGAAATGGGATTGCTTAAAAAAATTGAACTGCAGGTTCAGGTTAGAAATCAAAAAGCCATCCATGTTTATGAAAAGTTTGGTTTTAGGATTGAAGGGAAAAGAAAATTAGCTATTAAAACAAAAGATGGAGAATTTCAGGATGTCTACCTTATGGGAAAAATTCTGGAAAATTAA
- the tsaE gene encoding tRNA (adenosine(37)-N6)-threonylcarbamoyltransferase complex ATPase subunit type 1 TsaE, with product MFYSKDEAELITFGCALGQKLEENDLLILSGDLGAGKTTLTKGIAKGLGITQMIKSPTYTIVREYEGRLPLFHLDVYRIGDDPDSIDLDDFIYGNGVTVIEWGDLLNLADFEDYLVITIEKIANGRQLKFHAQGQRSQQLLEELQND from the coding sequence ATGTTTTATAGTAAAGATGAAGCTGAGCTCATTACTTTTGGTTGTGCACTTGGCCAAAAACTAGAAGAAAATGATTTGTTAATTTTATCAGGGGACTTAGGAGCTGGCAAAACTACTTTGACTAAGGGGATTGCCAAGGGCTTAGGAATTACCCAAATGATTAAAAGTCCTACTTATACTATAGTTCGAGAATATGAAGGTCGCTTGCCTCTTTTTCACTTAGATGTCTACCGGATTGGTGACGATCCTGATTCTATTGATTTAGATGATTTTATTTATGGTAATGGTGTGACAGTTATTGAATGGGGCGACCTGTTAAACTTAGCTGACTTTGAAGACTACTTAGTCATCACCATCGAAAAAATCGCGAATGGACGCCAGTTGAAGTTTCATGCGCAAGGACAAAGGTCTCAACAACTCCTTGAGGAACTCCAAAATGACTAA